From Niallia sp. Man26:
GAAACATGGCCAGCAGAAGTGGTACGTGCTAAAGGGTTTATATGGCTAGCGACTAGGAATAATGATTCTGGGCTGTTATCACAAGCAGGCACATCTTTATCGATTCAAGGAGCTGGGAAATGGGTAGCTACATACCCGGATACGGAAATTAAGCAAATTCTAGAGGAAGATGCTGTGCTGCAAAAAAGATGGGATCCTGTGCATGGTGACCGAATGACAGAGTTAGTTTTGATTGGCATTGGAATGGATCAAAAGCAACTAGAAAATGATTTAGATAAGTGCCTTCTTACAGAGATAGAAATGACTAAAGATTGGACCAAATTTTTAGACCCATTTCCATCATTTAACGTCTAATAAAAGAATCAGGAGGAACAAAAATGAGAGTGAATATTACATTGGCATGTACAGAAACAGGAGACAGAAACTATATTACTACAAAAAACAAACGAAATAATCCAGATAGAATAGAATTAATGAAATATTGCCCACGTTTAAAAAGACGAACTTTGCATAGAGAAACAAAATAAGTATTGATTAATTAGTTATAGTTTTTAAATCGTAATAGTTTCGATTTATAAAAGGAGGTTAAAATAAGTGGCAAAAAAATCTAAAGTAGTAAAAGAGAAAAAACGGCAAGCTATGGTGGAAAAGTATACAGCTATTCGGATCGAATTAAAGGAAAAAGGTGATTATGAAGGACTTAGAAAACTTCCGAGAGATTCCTCTCCAACACGCCTAAAAAACAGATGTGAAGTTACTGGCAGACCTAGAGGGTACTTAAGAAAATTTAAAATGTCCCGCATTGCCTTCAGAGAGTATGCTCATAAAGGGCAAATTCCAGGTGTTAAGAAAGCAAGTTGGTAATAAGTTCATAACCAGAGTAATGCCCCCCTATTTTTGGAGTAGGGGGGCATTTATCATGTTGTACAGTTTTTATATAAAGTGAATGATATGATTACCTGCTACTAAGCATAATCCAAGTAAAATCGCTGTTAGTGATTGTTGACCTATAAGTTTAAAAGCTTGTATAAATCCTAACTCTTTCCATATTGTAGCCAAGGTTACGACACATGATGTCAATGTAGAGGCTAAAAACACTAATAAGAATAATTGGAAATTAGTAAGGATAGAAAACAGCGCGCCATTTCCTTCATTTAAAATAAGGATTCCATCTTTTCTTATTATTGAAAAAGCCAAAGTTGCTGCGCCTTCTACTGGCAAATGGAAAAGTTGTAATAAAGGATGAAACAGTAAAGCAATAAACGAAATGATATTCATATATTGCAACAGACTAGCAGTAATGCAAATAAGTAGAAAAATAGGCATTGCCTGCTTAAAAAATTGCGCTAAGTCACTACTTACTTGAAGCTTTATCGTTTTTAATTTTGGTTTTTGAATAAAAGCTTTTCTAGTAATAGTTGAAGGAGGGAATGATTGCTTTTTAAACCACAGATAATTGTGAATGATACTCCCTGTAAGTAACAGGAAAATATAGGGAAAGAAAAGCCACACAGCATGGGCTGAATTAAAAATCGATAAAGTTGCACCAATTTGATAACTGCATGCAGACCCAAAAGAGATAAACGAGATACATTGGGACCTGTTGCAAGTATGACAACCTCTGCTTTGAAAGACTGCAACAACATTACAGCCAAACCCAGTGATGATCGGTAGTATATCTCTGCCAGTTAAACCAATTTTATATAACATTGGTTCCAATGTATCTACTATGCGATCCTTTATGCCGGATTCTTCTGTCATTGCTTTACTGCAGCTAATCATCAACACAACTGGAAAGGCCCAAATAAAGGAATAAATTCCGAGTGTTAATAGTCCATAGTTCCCTACGAAAATTTCTTTAATAATGCTGGGAGCACTAGTAAAGAATAGTGTAAGTTGACTGAGTATATACTTTTCAATCAACGGCTGTAACAAGTTAGAAAACTGGTATGCGACGATAACAGGAAACAAA
This genomic window contains:
- the rpsN gene encoding 30S ribosomal protein S14 — translated: MAKKSKVVKEKKRQAMVEKYTAIRIELKEKGDYEGLRKLPRDSSPTRLKNRCEVTGRPRGYLRKFKMSRIAFREYAHKGQIPGVKKASW
- a CDS encoding nucleoside recognition domain-containing protein, which codes for MLEEKIQTQSLNSLILGFESSGKSTLFTKLAGRSIGKEINVKGSTIHNESTYFVNGNLIDTPGINNANSLIQTKLYEDIYSASTIILVVRGTHFAEELEKLFPYIEKATKRILLFVTFSDKMSPEGKSLLLKQITRKKLPIFIVDTRKVEKNTVNLFKECLKENDTINQSQLKELINLPISKVDPPTLFFEKSYFGKSFVALLSLVAMFLFPVIVAYQFSNLLQPLIEKYILSQLTLFFTSAPSIIKEIFVGNYGLLTLGIYSFIWAFPVVLMISCSKAMTEESGIKDRIVDTLEPMLYKIGLTGRDILPIITGFGCNVVAVFQSRGCHTCNRSQCISFISFGSACSYQIGATLSIFNSAHAVWLFFPYIFLLLTGSIIHNYLWFKKQSFPPSTITRKAFIQKPKLKTIKLQVSSDLAQFFKQAMPIFLLICITASLLQYMNIISFIALLFHPLLQLFHLPVEGAATLAFSIIRKDGILILNEGNGALFSILTNFQLFLLVFLASTLTSCVVTLATIWKELGFIQAFKLIGQQSLTAILLGLCLVAGNHIIHFI
- the rpmG gene encoding 50S ribosomal protein L33, which translates into the protein MRVNITLACTETGDRNYITTKNKRNNPDRIELMKYCPRLKRRTLHRETK